In one window of Haloarcula halophila DNA:
- a CDS encoding amphi-Trp domain-containing protein translates to MPEEVLFKSESDQSREEIAAYLRRVADKLEQGDGITLKAGSDSVTMEPPARPTFEVKAEREGPTDGPGELSIEFELEWDENGADGDRESSQLEIE, encoded by the coding sequence ATGCCCGAAGAGGTCCTGTTCAAATCGGAAAGCGACCAGAGTCGAGAGGAAATCGCAGCGTATCTTCGCCGTGTAGCCGATAAATTGGAACAAGGAGACGGAATCACTCTGAAAGCGGGATCCGATTCCGTGACAATGGAGCCGCCAGCTCGCCCGACGTTCGAGGTCAAAGCCGAACGTGAGGGGCCGACAGATGGACCCGGTGAATTGAGTATCGAGTTCGAACTCGAATGGGACGAGAACGGCGCTGATGGAGATCGTGAGAGCAGTCAGCTGGAAATCGAGTGA